One Thermodesulfobacteriota bacterium genomic window carries:
- a CDS encoding 4a-hydroxytetrahydrobiopterin dehydratase, with protein ILIQYNKVTLSLSTHSEGGLTENDFNLAKKIDRV; from the coding sequence TATTCTAATCCAATATAATAAGGTAACGCTTTCGTTATCCACACATAGCGAGGGCGGATTGACCGAAAACGACTTTAATCTCGCAAAGAAAATTGATCGGGTTTAG